One genomic window of Phalacrocorax aristotelis chromosome 21, bGulAri2.1, whole genome shotgun sequence includes the following:
- the IGFN1 gene encoding immunoglobulin-like and fibronectin type III domain-containing protein 1 isoform X9: MTSHNAVKSFKKSSVPGVVITQFVDDIPKGCSTPDFEQKPVSLTLQEGKNAIFRAVVKGVPMPDVKWTRMQGGMDDPDKYETFFDDVTNEFILQINNLTTADSDLYRCFAVNEYGEAACSAGLMIIQVRFKKRAKYVPVHPSDELKQKLQDFRKMLRKRAPAPKPKPINKEAVWQLLLHADRRDYEKICMKYGIADFRGMLRKLQEIRKDTEIEQGELINSVKNFEHIKVNKEGKATFSLEIDLKNSNSKVFLLKDGQKLRYGTGDEYRKHCLRQIGKRYNFIVNDVQPEDAGLYQVRVENVPVFSTELDAESIPVRFRQQLSDVRCPEEEDAVFECTLHTPCYDAVWLHKTHLLKPSEKHQTSVTPDGLTHQLIIKNVVPSDSGMYTLDTGLCTSNAWLIVEHGKGKRRQDERGVREKSEWLKEALLDTDRARKLRRKESGGEEDHLMDTGVEKDGWYRKDQGGSQGHSTDVDGSHRFLGKDGLRKAHGNGRMGFGQFSGADLDGDSTTNDGSSIGLKGLGGKSGLRPFHGKDSMTGRADTGDELGGTGEWYSVDGRADGMLDAVNIDMDDGEGVGSQHDKDGELGDTSYRAGFGGVGRLGATDRSSVLDGLNPDSTRVGDGKSSLLSRTSPGTGAGKDATGTEIAGGLRSPYGKDGQLAAVDMNGASINREGQTGTPYGKDGQTHNASGHLGQAGRHGLLYGPDGLPAGDGAVSHAGGSSIGEMEALYGPDGRPVKAGVGDAGVAGAGGIGSPYGKDGLPTGAGVAGARAGGIGSPYGKDGLPVGAGLGGAGITGAGGVGSPYGKDGLPVGVSLGGASIAGAGGVGSPYGKDGLRVGAGLGGAGVAGAGGVGSPYGKDGLPVGAGLGGAGVAGAGGYGSPYGKESLQAGADVAGAHAGGVGSPYGKDGLPVGAGLGGASIAGAGGVRSPYGKDGFPVGAGIVGAGVAGAVGVGSPYGKDGLPAKASVAGAGGVGYPYGKDGLPAGAGVAGAGGVGSPYGKDGLPAGAGIAGAGGVGSPYGKDGLGGATGIGSDGLAGAGGVGSPYGKDGLPAGAGIGGAGTAGAGGVGSPYGKDGLPAGAGLDGADFGGFGSVESPYGKDGLPVGASVGGAGVAGAGGAGSPYGKDSVPGGAGVAGAAGGGFGGVGSPYGKDGLPAGVGISGAGVAGAGGVGYPYGKDGLPAGAGVAGAGVVGSPYGKDGLPAGAGIGGAGIAGAGGVGSPYGKAGVPAGASVGGAGVAGAVGVGSPYGKDSVPVGASVGGAGVAGAGGAGSPYGKDGLPVGAGISGAGVTGAGRVGYPYGKDGLPAEAGVAGAGGVGSPYGKDGLPAGAGIAGAGVDGVSGVGFPYGKDGLPAEAGVAGGGGVGSPYGKEGLPVGAGMGGAGVTGAGGVGYPYGKDGLPAEAGASGTGVASFGGVRSLYGKDGVPAGAGIGVAGAGVGVVGSPFGKDGLPAGAGIGSAGAGGVGSPYGKDGHPAGADVAGAGGVGSPYGKDGLPAGVGVDGGGVSGAGGVVTLYGKDGLLSGAGARAACAGGVGSPYGRDGLPVGMGTGASTGVTDFAGFGSPYGKDGLPAGAGAGVGGARGSFYGKDGIPAGAMSGAAHFPFGSDEVKGSPHGRDAMLLRAQGYRDGTGGDGFSSEGAGVSRFASAGSPYGKDSGTGGGRAGVAGGGRLGSDERELPSVRGKEGMVGAVGRGGEYGLDSRPGKSTGGETGKGTARDFRASGNKGSSHDRDSLSGQGDARGEGRDLGQLGSLYGKKSAFGESGSKSHNRSVDGRNSGGFGQGSLDYGQMSDLYGGLPSINQRKEEPGLDIKANDFLKNTESMGKRRCYSLDDLKVPRCHLNKQLLDVRVLKGEPAELSCTVSKVDVTGTWFKDGLKLKSMDGVCFEKDGLVHKLIINKVEDIHAGKYRFEGGDIKTEASLFVEDPPQVDKVLLKNLTSVPTVAKAGQQVKIKIPFEGRLPVRATWLKDRMELVDDTRIRVDKTETFTMLSISNSERKDCGDYKVRLKNDSGALDINLKLVVIDKPQPPAGPIKIVGSSANDITIQWKPPKDDGGKPLQSYIVERQQVGKNDWVTLGETPRSCTTFTTNKVEQDMSYYFRVRAVNAEGTSDALESEEVKAVSKDSPGAPDPPEIVSASRDTITISWKAPRKTGSSRIVGYFVQKRKKGTMTWLPVNNVPIADKKLKMTNLKKGLQYEFRVAAVNAAGTGDASEPSQPVFARDSMKPPGQVQDLKVSSSDSTSVTLTWRRPEAKDGGDVKGYEVEMRSSDKLNWTKCNTLPIEVTTYTVRGLQAKEMYFLRVRAINDSGPGEATEIEACMEAARPVVFPRLLIDDTVKSFLVIRAGNTIRVNIPFEASPDPVVTWLKDGLPLPNRATVNTKDGTIQLLIGAAEFTDSGIYTVELQNGLGKRETFSFQVQVTDIPQSPGPVQLEENVPNTVTVTWEPSASEKWENNLYYTVLKRESQKGLWHMVGDLIYTNKFTYTKLIPGRDYYFRVVAKNSLGASGPSDTLKPWRIRKQKAESQVKPQKYKGVNQNQPPRFLVALKPHVVTTGSECRMSCAVGGHPAPKITWYKDSRDLSNDPNYFCTNNFGVCSLVVLGVTKQDEGEYMVEATNELGRAFSKAFLTIKDSTL; encoded by the exons ATGACAAGCCATAATGCAG TAAAATCCTTCAAGAAATCTTCTGTCCCGGGAGTTGTTATCACCCAGTTTGTGGATGATATTCCAAAAGGATGCAGTACACCTGACTTTGAGCAGAAACCTGTCAGTCTGACATTGCAGGAAG gtaaaaatgccattttcagaGCTGTGGTCAAAGGTGTCCCGATGCCTGATGTGAAATGGACGCGTATGCAAGGAGGAATGGATGATCCTGACAAATACGAAACATTCTTTGATGACGTTACGAATGAATTCATTCTGCAG ATAAACAATCTCACAACAGCTGACAGTGATTTATATCGTTGCTTTGCTGTGAATGAGTATGGGGAAGCTGCATGCTCTGCTGGCCTCATGATCATACAAG TTCGCTTTAAAAAGAGAGCGAAATATGTTCCTGTTCATCCTTCTGACG AGCTAAAGCAGAAGCTTCAGGACTTCAGGAAGATGCTGAGGAAGCG GGCCCCagcaccaaaaccaaaacccatcAACAAAGAAGCAGTCTGGCAACTGTTGCTGCATGCAGATAGGAGAGATTATGAGAAAATCTGTATGAAATATGGAATTGCTGACTTCCGTGGGATGCTGAGAAAGCTGCAAGAGATAAGGAAGGACACAGAGATTGAACAAGGGGAG TTAATAAACAGTGTCAAAAACTTTGAACACATCAAAGTCAACAAGGAGGGAAAAGCTACTTTCAGTCTGGAGATTGACCTGAAAAACAGTAACAGCAAAGTTTTTCTGCTTAAG GATGGTCAGAAGCTCAGATATGGAACGGGGGATGAGTACAGAAAGCACTGCCTGAGGCAAATTGGAAAAAGGTATAATTTCATTGTCAACGATGTGCAGCCAGAAGATGCGGGCTTGTACCAAGTCAGAGTGGAGAACGTGCCTGTTTTCTCAACTGAACTGGATGCTGAAT CCATCCCTGTGAGATTTAGGCAGCAGCTCAGTGATGTGCGTTGTCCCGAGGAAGAAGATGCTGTCTTTGAGTGTACCCTACACACGCCCTGCTACGACGCTGTGTGGCTACACAAAACCCACCTCCTCAAGCCCAGTGAGAAGCACCAGACCTCCGTAACACCTGATGGTCTGACCCACCAGCTGATTATCAAAAACGTTGTGCCCTCTGACAGCGGCATGTACACACTCGACACCGGACTCTGCACCTCAAATGCCTGGCTTATTGTAGAGC ATggcaaaggaaagaggagacagGATGAGAGAGGTGTAAGAGAGAAATCTGAGTGGCTGAAAGAAGCATTGCTAGATACAGACAGGGCTAGGAAACTTCGACGCAAAGAATCTGGTGGTGAAGAAGATCATCTTATGGACACTGGTGTGGAAAAAGATGGCTGGTACAGAAAAGATCAAGGTGGCAGTCAAGGCCACTCCACTGATGTTGATGGAAGCCATAGATTTTTGGGAAAAGATGGGCTACGCAAAGCCCACGGAAATGGAAGGATGGGGTTTGGGCAGTTTTCTGGAGCAGACCTAGATGGAGACTCAACGACAAATGATGGTAGTAGCATTGGATTAAAAGGCTTAGGAGGCAAAAGTGGATTAAGGCCTTTCCATGGCAAGGATTCTATGACAGGCAGAGCAGATACTGGTGATGAATTAGGAGGAACAGGTGAATGGTATTCTGTGGATGGCAGAGCTGATGGTATGCTGGATGCTGTTAACATTGACATGGATGATGGAGAAGGCGTGGGCTCTCAGCATGACAAGGATGGTGAATTAGGTGATACTAGTTACAGAGCTGGCTTTGGGGGTGTTGGGAGATTAGGTGCTACTGATAGAAGTTCTGTGTTAGACGGACTCAATCCTGATTCAACCAGAGTGGGAGATGGTAAGAGTAGTCTCCTCAGTAGGACTAGTCCAGGGACTGGAGCTGGAAAGGATGCTACAGGTACAGAGATTGCAGGAGGACTGAGGTCCCCCTATGGCAAGGATGGTCAGCTGGCTGCAGTTGATATGAATGGTGCGAGTATAAACAGAGAGGGACAAACGGGGACTCCCTATGGCAAGGATGGCCAGACACATAATGCTAGTGGTCATTTAGGTCAGGCAGGAAGGCATGGCTTGCTGTATGGCCCAGATGGTCTTCCAGCTGGAGATGGGGCTGTATCTCATGCAGGTGGCAGTTCTATAGGGGAAATGGAGGCTTTGTATGGTCCAGATGGTCGACCAGTTAAAGCAGGTGTTGGTGATGCTGGAGTAGCTGGTGCAGGGGGAATTGGGTCTCCTTATGGAAAAGATGGTCTCCCAACTGGAGCAGGTGTTGCTGGTGCTCGTGCAGGGGGAATTGGGTCTCCATATGGAAAGGATGGTCTTCCAGTTGGGGCTGGTCTTGGTGGTGCCGGTATAACTGGTGCAGGGGGAGTGGGATCTCCATATGGAAAGGATGGTCTTCCAGTTGGGGTTAGTCTTGGTGGTGCCAGTATAGCTGGTGCAGGGGGAGTTGGGTCTCCATATGGAAAGGATGGTCTCCGAGTTGGGGCTGGTCTTGGTGGTGCTGGTGTAGCTGGTGCAGGGGGAGTTGGGTCTCCATATGGAAAGGATGGTCTCCCAGTTGGGGCTGGTCTTGGTGGTGCTGGTGTAGCTGGTGCAGGGGGATATGGGTCTCCTTATGGAAAGGAAAGTCTCCAAGCTGGAGCAGATGTTGCTGGTGCTCATGCAGGGGGAGTTGGGTCTCCATACGGAAAGGATGGTCTTCCAGTTGGGGCTGGTCTTGGTGGTGCCAGTATAGCTGGTGCAGGGGGAGTTCGGTCTCCATATGGAAAGGATGGTTTCCCAGTTGGAGCTGGCATTGTTGGTGCCGGTGTAGCTGGTGCAGTCGGAGTTGGATCTCCCTATGGAAAGGATGGCCTTCCAGCTAAAGCAAGTGTTG CTGGTGCAGGGGGAGTGGGATATCCATATGGAAAGGATGGTCTCCCAGCTGGTGCAGGTGTAGCTGGTGCAGGGGGAGTGGGATCTCCATATGGAAAGGATGGTCTTCCAGCTGGGGCTGGCATTG CTGGTGCAGGTGGAGTTGGGTCTCCATATGGTAAGGATGGTCTTGGTGGTGCGACTGGTATTGGTAGTGATGGTTTAGCTGGTGCAGGGGGAGTTGGATCTCCTTATGGAAAGGATGGTCTTCCAGCTGGAGCCGGCATTGGTGGTGCTGGTAcagctggtgcagggggagTTGGGTCTCCATATGGAAAGGATGGCCTTCCAGCTGGGGCTGGTCTTGATGGGGCTGATTTTGGTGGCTTTGGAAGTGTTGAATCTCCCTATGGAAAGGATGGTCTTCCAGTTGGAGCAAGTGTTGGTGGTGCTGGTGTAGCTGGTGCAGGGGGAGCTGGGTCTCCTTATGGAAAGGACAGTGTTCCAGGAGGAGCAGGCGttgctggggctgcaggtggtGGCTTTGGAGGTGTTGGATCTCCCTACGGAAAGGATGGTCTCCCAGCTGGGGTTGGGATCAGTGGTGCTGGCGTAGCTGGTGCAGGGGGAGTGGGATATCCATACGGAAAGGATGGTCTCCCAGCTGGTGCAGGTGTAGCTGGTGCAGGGGTAGTGGGATCTCCATATGGAAAGGATGGTCTTCCAGCTGGGGCTGGCATTGGTGGTGCTGGTATAGCTGGTGCAGGTGGAGTTGGGTCTCCATATGGTAAGGCTGGTGTTCCAGCTGGAGCAAGTGTTGGTGGTGCTGGTGTAGCTGGTGCAGTTGGAGTTGGGTCTCCCTATGGAAAGGATAGTGTTCCAGTTGGAGCAAGTGTTGGTGGTGCTGGTGTAGCTGGTGCAGGGGGAGCTGGGTCTCCATATGGAAAGGATGGTCTCCCAGTTGGAGCTGGCATCAGTGGTGCTGGCGTAACGGGTGCAGGAAGAGTGGGATATCCATATGGAAAAGATGGTCTCCCAGCTGAAGCAGGTGTAGCTGGTGCAGGGGGAGTTGGATCTCCATATGGAAAGGATGGTCTTCCAGCTGGGGCTGGCATTGCTGGGGCTGGTGTAGATGGTGTAAGCGGAGTGGGATTTCCCTATGGAAAGGATGGTCTCCCAGCTGAAGCAGGTGTAGCTGGTGGAGGTGGAGTTGGGTCTCCCTATGGAAAGGAAGGTCTCCCAGTTGGAGCTGGCATGGGTGGTGCTGGCGTAACGGGTGCAGGGGGAGTGGGATATCCATATGGAAAAGATGGTCTCCCAGCTGAAGCAGGAGCTAGTGGTACTGGTGTAGCTAGTTTTGGAGGTGTTAGATCTTTGTATGGAAAGGATGGTGTtccagctggagcaggtattggtgttgctggtgctggtgTAGGGGTAGTTGGATCTCCATTTGGAAAGGATGGCCTTCCAGCTGGAGCTGGCATTGGTAGTGCTGGTGCAGGTGGTGTTGGATCTCCCTATGGAAAGGATGGTCACCCAGCTGGAGCAGATGTTGCTGGTGCAGGTGGAGTTGGATCTCCATATGGTAAGGATGGTCTCCCAGCTGGAGTAGGTGttgatggtggtggtgtttcTGGTGCAGGGGGAGTTGTGACTCTCTACGGAAAGGACGGTCTTCTATCTGGGGCTGGTGCTCGTGCTGCTTGTGCAGGGGGAGTTGGGTCTCCTTATGGAAGAGATGGTCTTCCAGTGGGAATGGGAACTGGGGCTAGTACTGGTGTAACtgattttgctggttttgggtCTCCGTATGGAAAAGATGGTctcccagctggggctggggctggtgtAGGTGGTGCGAGGGGTTCTTTCTATGGAAAGGATGGTATCCCAGCTGGGGCTATGTCAGGAGCGGctcattttccttttggcaGTGACGAAGTAAAGGGATCTCCCCATGGCAGGGATGCTATGCTGCTCAGAGCTCAGGGATATAGAGATGGGACAGGAGGAGATGGCTTTTCCTCAGAAGGTGCTGGTGTTAGTCGCTTTGCAAGTGCTGGGTCTCCCTATGGCAAAGACAGTGGGACAGGTGGGGGCAGGGCTGGTGTGGCTGGTGGTGGCAGGTTGGGAAGTGATGAAAGGGAGTTACCTTCAGTCCGTGGTAAAGAAGGTATGGTAGGCGCTGTTGGACGAGGTGGTGAATATGGGCTGGATTCACGTCCTGGGAAATCTACAGGAGGTGAAACTGGAAAGGGCACTGCCAGAGACTTTAGAGCATCAGGGAACAAAGGCTCATCTCATGACAGAGATTCACTTTCAGGTCAAGGAGATGCCAGGGGTGAGGGCAGAGATTTAGGACAGTTAGGCTCCCTTTATGGCAAAAAATCTGCCTTTGGAGAGTCAGGGAGTAAATCCCATAACAGGTCTGTTGATGGGAGGAATTCAGGTGGTTTTGGTCAAGGGTCATTGGATTATGGTCAGATGTCAGATCTTTATGGTGGACTTCCTTCAATAAACCAGAGAAAAGAGGAACCTGGCCTTGATATTAAAGCAAATGATTTCTTGAAGAATACGGAAAGTATGGGAAAAAGAAGATGTTATTCCCTAGATGATCTGAAAG TGCCACGCTGTCATCTCAACAAACAGTTACTTGATGTCAGAGTCCTGAAAGGAGAACCAGCTGAGCTGTCTTGCACTGTCAGTAAAGTTGATGTAACAGGAACCTGGTTTAAAGATGGATTAAAG TTAAAAAGCATGGATGGAGTCTGTTTTGAAAAGGACGGTCTAGTACATAAACTAATTATTAACAAAGTGGAAGATATTCATGCTGGGAAATACAGGTTTGAAGGTGGAGATATAAAAACTGAAGCTTCACTTTTTGTTGAAG ATCCTCCACAGGTTGACAAAGTTCTCCTCAAAAACTTAACAAGTGTTCCTACTGTGGCCAAGGCAGGGCAGCAAGTAAAGATCAAGATCCCTTTCGAGGGCCGTCTGCCAGTCAGAGCAACATGGCTGAAGGACAGAATGGAGCTGGTAGATGACACAAGGATTCGTGTTGATAAAACAGAGACCTTTACCATGCTGTCCATCTCCAACAGTGAGAGAAAGGACTGTGGGGATTACAAAGTCAGGCTGAAGAATGACAGTGGGGCCCTGGACATCAACTTAAAGCTTGTGGTAATAG ACAAGCCACAGCCACCTGCAGGACCCATCAAAATTGTAGGAAGCTCTGCAAATGACATCACCATTCAGTGGAAGCCCCCAAAGGATGATGGGGGCAAACCACTGCAAAGCTACATTGTTGAGAGACAGCAGGTAGGCAAGAACGACTGGGTGACTTTGGGAGAAACCCCCAGGAGCTGTACTACCTTCACTACTAACAAAGTGGAACAAGACATGAGCTACTACTTCAGGGTGAGAGCTGTGAATGCCGAGGGAACTAGTGACGCGCTGGAATCAGAGGAAGTGAAGGCTGTCAGTAAAG ATTCACCTGGTGCCCCAGATCCCCCTGAGATTGTCAGTGCCAGCAGAGACACCATCACAATATCCTGGAAAGCACCTCGTAAAACTGGCAGTTCCCGAATTGTGGGATACTTTGTTCAAAAACGCAAGAAGGGTACCATGACCTGGCTGCCAGTCAACAATGTGCCTATAGCAG acaAGAAGCTGAAAATGACCAATCTCAAGAAAGGTCTGCAGTATGAATTTCGTGTGGCAGCTGTCAATGCTGCTGGCACAGGAGATGCCAGTGAACCGTCACAGCCTGTCTTTGCACGGGATTCCATGA aacCTCCAGGTCAAGTGCAGGACCTTAAAGtgagcagcagtgacagcactAGTGTCACCTTGACATGGAGGAGACCTGAAGCAAAAGATGGGGGTGATGTGAAAGGCTATGAGGTAGAGATGCGGTCTTCTGACAAACTCAACTGGACCAAATGCAATACTCTTCCCATAGAGGTGACCACTTACACAGTTAGAGGCCTCCAAGCCAAGGAGATGTACTTCCTACGCGTCAGAGCCATCAATGACAGTGGCCCTGGGGAAGCCACAGAGATTGAAGCTTGCATGGAAGCTGCTCGCCCTGTAG TTTTTCCCAGGTTACTAATAGATGACACGGTGAAAAGTTTCCTGGTTATAAGAGCAGGAAATACCATCCGAGTGAATATTCCCTTTGAA GCGTCTCCAGATCCAGTGGTGACTTGGTTAAAGGATGGGCTTCCTCTTCCAAACCGGGCTACAGTAAACACCAAAGATGGTACCATCCAGCTGCTGATTGGAGCAGCTGAGTTCACTGACAGCGGCATCTACACTGTTGAGCTCCAGAACGGGTtagggaaaagagaaacattCAGCTTCCAAGTTCAAGTTACAG ATATCCCACAGTCGCCGGGACCTGTTCAGTTGGAAGAGAATGTGCCAAATACAGTGACGGTAACCTGGGAGCCATCAGCATCtgagaaatgggaaaataatcTCTACTACACAGTCCTGAAGCGTGAATCACAGAAGGGCTTGTGGCACATGGTGGGTGACCTGATCTACACCAACAAGTTCACGTACACCAAACTGATCCCAGGCCGGGATTACTACTTTAGGGTTGTGGCAAAAAATAGCTTGGGAGCCAGTGGTCCATCTGATACCTTGAAGCCTTGGAGAATTCGAAAACAAAAGG ctgaATCTCAAGTCAAACCACAGAAATACAAGGGAGTTAATCAAAACCAGCCCCCAAGATTCCTCGTCGCGTTGAAGCCTCATGTGGTGACTACTGGGAGTGAGTGCCGTATGAGCTGCGCGGTCGGAGGCCATCCAGCTCCAAAGATCACGTGGTACAAGGACAGTAGAGACCTCTCCAATGATCCGAACTATTTTTGTACAAACAACTTTGGGGTCTGCTCCCTGGTTGTCCTAGGTGTCACAAAACAGGATGAAGGAGAATATATGGTAGAAGCCACCAATGAATTGGGCCGTGCGTTCAGCAAAGCCTTCCTCACTATTAAAG ACTCCACCTTGTAG